ggaaattgctaaaactctgaatgtgtccccaagtgcagtcaggaaaaaacgctatgacaaaactggaccgccccaggaaaggaagaccaagagtcacctctgctgctgaggatacattcatccgagtcccgaggctcagaaatcgcaagttaacagcagctcagattagagcccagatagatgccacacagagctccagtagcagacacatctctacatcaactgttcagagtgtgtgaatcaggcctttatggtcaaatagctgctaagaaaccacgactaaggaaaagcaacaagcagaagagatttgtttgggccaagaaacacaaggagtggacattagaccagtggaaatctgtgctgtggtctgatgagtccaaatctgagatctttgattccacccaccgtgtctttgtgtgacgcagaaaaggtgaacggatggtctccacatgcacggttcccactgtgaagcatggaggaggaggtgtgatggtgtgggagtgctttggtggtgacaccattgctgggatttttttcaaaattgaaggcacactgaaccagcatggctgccacagcatcctgcagcgacatgccatctcatccagtttgtgtttagttggaccgtcatttattttccaacagtacaatgagcccaaacacacctccaggctgtgcgagggctgtttgaccaagaaggagagtgatggaggcctggcctccacagtcacctgacctaaacccaatggagatggtttgggatgagatggagcacagagggaaggcaaaaggaccaacaagtgctcagcatctctgggaactccttcaagacttttggaaaaccatttcaggtgaccacctcatgaagctcatggagagagaatgccaagagtgtgcaaagcagtaatcaaagcaaagggcggctattttaaagaatctgaaatataaaacatgtaaatattcatcaaataatgaaaaactgttaaatgagaagatgtcatttcagtcagtggtgcaccaaaattatttccttaatacagctataattgtgctaactttggtgaatgtgtttgtttttgcagtaaacTGGATGAGGATCATCTCTACATGGCCTACGCAGACATCATGGCTAAGGTATCTGTTGCTGAGTACCAACACTAAACACTTTTGAATTGAAACTCACATAGCTGGCTTAGCATAGACGGTAAAaaacctgttattgttctgcgtGCTGTTTATGTCATCGACCAGGGATGATGCTTTTGGGCTGATGGATTACTTGCAGGGCGCTGTACTGCCTAATCAAATCACTTATTGCAACTGGCACCTCCCTACCTTCAGTGTAGAATAGTTTAGTGTGGCCTGAAAAGctaagagagggaaaagaaattaaaaacagatgcaccAAACTGTGGCAAATTAACCAAATGTTAGCAGCTGCACTGTTAACAGTAGCACTAGCAGCTGCACTAGTAACTAGTCTTCTGGATGGtagagttgttgttggtttaggACACTGTTAATATATCACTGCTTAGTGATTGCACTCCGAATTGGGTCTGCTGGGTATATTTCTTCAGACACTTCATGCTGTCAAGGCCGGGAGAGCAGTACGTGGGAGTGAACATAAGTGCAGACACAATACAGAGCGGAAATAAGATTTCACAAGTTTTATTGAAATCACAGAATAAACTATGGTGAGACATGAATACGTGGCAGGGAAATCTCTGACGAGGAGTCTTGCAGGTGGCTCTGGAGGCGGGTAGCCCTCTGAGTGTTGAGTGAGTGAGTTGGGTTCCAGCCTTGTATTCTAGtaatgcagaggaagcagcaggcaggaggacaggcaggtgagagCAGTGAGTAATTTAAGTCGAGAGAAGCAAGTTGCAGAATGAAGCTGGGATTTGACTGTGGAGACCAGCGTCCAGAGGAAGGAGTAAGGTGGTGACTTGACGAGATTGCTAAAGGCACAAAAGAGATCAAGTACTTGGCATGAACAAAGAAACGAACTGGTGAAGAACTGATGGCAACACTGGTTTTAAATACTGTCTTGCTGAATGCCACAGATGGAAAACGCGTGGAGAAGTGTAGGTGTTGAACCAGGGCTCCACCCCAAAAGGCAGATGCAGAGCGCAAGGCCAGGacagaaaaccactgaacactgacctggatcatgacatatatataaacacaaagaatggtgTGTTTAGCTTTAGGATCAACCAAGTTccccaaataaaaaataaaaactgtttgtggtgaacacctacacatcgaataaaaaattaaagcatgtgagactcaatctcactgcacactttgccaggcaaagtgtgcatggatctgacagacagaaagatctgacagacatgctcctaatgagaagacggatggtgtcctggggATCTCCTGCCAGATCCGGACCAGGGTATCACCGAACTTCTGGAAAAGTTGAGGTGTTTTATTGGATCTATGTCAGCCGAGCATGGGGGGCAGTTAGTGGTATCAGGCATTGTCATTCCGAAGGAACTACATGCATACTCGAGCCACATGAGGCCAGGCATTGTCaggcaccaggaggaacccaggatccAATGCATCACCATAGGGTCTGATGtgagtccaaggatttcatcccattacttaatgggagtcagggtgccattacctagtctgttagaggtttgtgcgtctgtccatggatatgcctccccagaccagtcatactgaacgatgttacaggcggcataatgttctccacagcttctctagaccctttcacatctgtcacatgtgctcagggtgaacctgctatcatctgtgaaaagcacagggcaccagtggTGGACCATTCTGGTATTCTACGGCAAATGCCAGACGGTGCTGGGCAGTCAGCAGAGGGTTGACAAGAGGAAGCTCTGTCCCCAGGCCACCATCATAAAGtcgtttgttgattgttgatcagaGACATTCATGTCAGTGGCCCTTAATTTACCGTTCGAtctaccctcacctatagtcacgagctgtgggtagtgaccgaaagaacgagatgtgaatacaagcggcggaaatgagcttcctctgaagggtggctggcctctcccttagagataggctgagaagttcagccattcgggaggggcccagagtgagccgctgctcctccacatcgaaaggagccagttgaggtggttcgggcatctgacaaggatgtcccctgggcgcctcctgggtgaggttttccgggcatgtcccaccgggagatggccccggggcagacccaggacacgctggagagattatatctctcggctggcctgggaacgccttggtgtttcccggacaagctggaggaggtggctggggagagggaggtctgggcttctctgcttggggagatggatggatgggccttctgcaggtcattttgtagaactctggcaagtttcatcttgttcatctttgcacaaagcagcagatacCGGCCCTCCCATCATTCGtaacatctggtttaaaaaacaaagatggtgacaccgaaaatactcagtttgatgcctcagtgctttggaacttcccgtcgctgatgtggctatatctatccgaagtaatcagtctgtagtttgtatgctttttttcacctttctccttccttcagagttgccatgatgaagaggatgacgatggagaagtgaagagttttgaagtaggtgatcaatcggtcttgaatcttccactagtctcctcaagtttttagcagtttcatttttagatggtctgcaatgatatgtgtcacctttctaacaaaggaaaaagagatggagaagcagaagctgttgtatcaGCAGGCTCGGCTGCACGACCGTGGCGCTGCTGAGATGGTGCTCCAAACCATCAGTGCTAGTAAAGGTAAGTCTTGCCTATCGCCCCTACTCTTTACTGTAACTCAGCGGTGGCAATATATTATGGCCCTTGTGATAGAACCAGGCTGTCCAATCCCTATGCCTGCTTACTCATTGATGTGTTAAAGTAATTTGTTCTGGATATGACTGTTTGGGAGCCTATTCTTAGATTCACCGTTTCACACTAATTCACAATTtgatgatatttgatgtttttatcacctgtgcaaagttgtacttggcaacagtttgtgtcttgctgtgcgtctgtttccttttgacacatttctaagtttgaacatttagtatgtatgcacagaggtgttgcttgatgagtacacacacagacattacaatatagaagtgtggtttaaagataaaaaaacaaaaacaaaaaccgattagttgtgaattaattttcccttttatggAGCAGAAAACGTTACTGGATGCTAGCTAATAGGCTACATTTGgatgtcaaatatttatagggggaaaaatggaaattatggatatgaaataaaatgtctctttgttgCTTAACCTGCAGGGTGTCAGGTCTCTGGCCCCTGGGAGAGTGAAGACCTGGACAGTTTGTCAGAGCTGGTCCAGGATATCCGTCTTTGCTCTCAGGCCCTCAACAAGCTGGACCGACAGACCTTGAAGCAGAGCTGGGACAGGACTCAGTCACACGGACACTTTCTCGACCGAAACTCCAAGTGCCTCCTCTCCGCCACCTCCACTTGAGGGTGGGAGGTGTGATGATGTCGGCAGAACTTTGCTTCTGATGTCTACTCTTTATCACTGACGGTGGATTTTGAGCCAGTGTTCATAATAAAAGTGgtcatttttataaacattttgtttagtgAGGCTACACCAAAAGAAACAAGTTTGGctataaaaccaaaataaagtgacatgctgtccaccaacaatctgttgatagcttgtgttttatgcatttttgtctgccttatttatacatgtaaagcTCTGTATCTGTATAAAGAGTTTGTGTTAGTGTGCGAGAGGTTTTGTGTCGCAATTGGtcctgttttaataaataaataataaataaataaagtttcatttatatagcacctttcaagacagaatcacaaagtgctgcacataaaattacaagtcataaaagatttaaaagactaaataaaacaggcaaaaaattaaccaaaagcagttttaaaaaggtgagttttgagttgtgttttaaaaacagctactgagtccacagttcttaatgcttgggggagagagttccacagtctaggggccacagtggcaaaagctctatcacccttagtcctcctcttagtattttttttatagcaagtaagcccagatcagatgacctcaaagacctgctggggacataaggctgtagcagatcaaagatgtaggcaggtgccagtccatgcacagctctgtaggtcaagaccaggatcttaaaatcgactctaaatttaacaggaagccagtgtaactgagataacaacggtgtcacatgtgagtacttggaggattttgtcaaaagcctagctgcagcgttttgcacaacctgcagacgatccagagaacctttgctaagacacataaacagcgaattgcaataatccaagcgtgacgagataaatgcatgtatagcaatctccagttcagatcgagataaattcgggcttagcctagccacatttcttgaatgataaaaacaagaccgaaccagagatttcacatgcccatccaatgtgaaactggagtcaaaggtgacacctaaattcctgacagaggatttaacatagagtgagggaggaccaaggctttcactatctgcgataggaatctatcaggggcgcatacgaggactttggtttcccctcgttgagctggaggaaatttgcagccgtcctacgtttgatcaaatctaagcaatcattcagacgctgaagcttagataaatcctcgggcataaaagaaatgtacaactgaatatcatcagcataacaatgataagaatgtcctcaaaagagcccattatatgctggaggggaagaagataaattaaaaacaataaaggccccaaaactgacccttgagggacaccataagtaagggaggtagaggatgacctaaaatcggagactgccacagaaaaggatcggtgatggagataagaggagaaccactctaatgcagttccagatacaccaacccatttttcagcctttcaatgaggatgtgatggtcagctgtgtcgaaagctgatgtgaggtccaacatgagtagaacagagcattttcctgcatcattatccatcagatatcacttgagaccctaagaagagctgtctccgtggaatgaaactgacgaaaaccggactgaaacttatcgtaaatgccatgtttatctagagctgccataagttgcttattatattttgtaggatttgatttaaaaaaacacaaacacaattaaagtaaccaacgatgctatacgttgacattgttcttcactgtaagaatcagcaggctatggtgaataatcacagcgattttcaggtctctgaagaaatctatctaggagctatgacagtgtaaagacaccctgcaattttaaatgtgcggcgacatttgaatgaggcgcgtaccagtagagggagccaacgcaccacgaatggtgcacagccacagatgagctttgtgtcatttatttgtgacatGCAGGATTGTCCGCAAAGAAATGTGGATAAGTTGTAAATCAAAAGCTAAAGAGCTCATTCTTGCACTGTTTTGATCAGAACACACGTGGGAATgttcaagtgttgacaatttgtAATTATAAGTGAATTAGGGAAAGATAATCGATACTGCCACTGGCTAGTTTTCAACCCGGGTCTCCCGCTCCCAAAGCGCGTTCAGCCTGCCCTATAATATATTATAGGATTACAAAAATGTTCTGTAACACCAAAAATACACGGCCTGTCAACATCATTCCTTCACTGTAACAATCAGCaggctttaattaaaaaaagaaaaaaaaatcaaggcgATTCCAGGTCTATAAGGAAAATACATCTAGGAGATATGAGGAGTTGAAAACGCCTCCGTTACAGAATTCCAGCTGTCATTTCACTGAAGTCTCCATAGACTTTAAATGGGGacgtttctgactttgtgttgcttggaggccatttgcgagaaaacggcaactcctgcgataatgacggtggcattttgtgaaaggcaagaaaaatacctacgttttgatgtataatttgtgttaatgaaggcaaaattgagcgtttgttcagacgtgaagaagagattgagaaagCGACAATGCCTGGCGTGTTTGGCGGTGGGTAGCAAGGCTAAGAAGCAATATTGAGGTAAAAGTTGAGGGATTTTGGGACAGCggtaaaaaggcagagagagcccGTCTATAGGCTCGCCTGTAGGCTTCTAAGCAAGCGTAGCAGGTGAATTTCAGAGCCAGGGACTATTATGTTTGTTTGGTATGTATCCCCAACAAATGGTCCGCATGGGATTCGAACCACTGCCCCCTGTCTTCAATCTCCGCCATAGGGCCTGTCACTTTCCCATGAGCCACGAGGGCGGCCAATGGAATGGGCGCAATTCTGGtatatttatcttcttctttttttttttttttttttttttagctcgatagctagccgggagctccagggccactgaagccgccgagaacggcacaactcccggcacgtcattttcagatcaccgcggactttcgctactctggttaaacgtaagtcacttagacaagctagaaatgatattgtttggcttttttcagtgttttatttgttcgtcagtaaatcggtttggctgagattaaagtgattagattagataaaataaaactttattaatcccccgggtgggttcctccttggtttctcacagctgacaaacgtcaaacagaaaaccaattaaacaaaagtgtgagatggtcgacagtttacgccagcgtcctgttataatttagatagcaaggagcaggcggccgagtttattcaactccaccgagacagcggtgacgctaaccagaaggctagaccgtccaatttccccagccatttacttccggcctacccgaccttctgaggacccggcccacgtagaccgctcaggccgggtcctcaggaggatgcagcccatgaatttggacacgaccaataactggtgcaccaaccatatcttttcttgtgtaaatgtaaatttgtctgttattgtgtaaatacattcgctattgtgtactctacacacacggagagatgccaaactgccttcactgttcttgtaacagtgacaataaaaagctattctgttctattctattctatatttgcttgatataatgtttacatgtctatttgtttttaaaaatctaccatgactggttggggtgaggtgtatgacaataacaatcaattatttgcagtattggtattcctgaggtaacctttagtaacagcaaaataactctgccttagctttgtaaaattttcattactaattactgaataaatatttttgctcatgacatctttgataggattttgtaggtcacagaatacctgttgtttgatcgaagttaataattcttttgcagaaagacacagaggacgaagttcgagaggtcatcaggaacaacctacatttacaaggaaaggtaagaaaaggacacaagttacttaaagtatacttacacattatgcctctgggcttagatttgccatggtgtcaggttgttgtcagtttatcttattcttgtgaaagtaatgtcaaaggactggtttaagagaaattcttcaaatctggcacaaggatgaagtgattcgattttgatggtcggtgggcaaactcgcaaaatttagagtcaagtactcagattcagtttaaatttcacacaaatctagagtaagaggacctaaacgaactgatgaacctttatgtccataagataaataaggctacttcacagtgatatcataggttatccgaaagatatagaataggaaattcaatctgtcaacaagtgattgaaggaactctatcactccacatagcccctatcccactaacatcactaaactcgtctgtacgggagagtacaggctgtatcaaaaagaatcattcgatttcaaagtgctttcattctgcagccattcacccggaacaattgcattacaacagcagtggctgcagtgactacagtgaactaTGGGATGACGTATTTCATTGATTATTCATAaacattgaacattttgtatgtaaaactttatattcagccatgtattttaaatttagtgtaagcttaaaatacagccttttgaaagtgtatgatttatttttgatacactgtatattccagagtcatatgtgaagccatctacttgacagctaaagcttcacccacactgggtcaggaaacaggacaatgatccaaacacaccagcaggagaaagaactgaatctgaagttatagagtgactgaaatactgaaagtaGCAGGACCTTAAGAGTGCTGTGCGTAAATGAATGGCTTCAAACCTAAATCAACTGAAGCAACGTTATAAACAAGGGTGGGCCAAATTCTGccacaatgattttaaagacttacgaagtcatacaaaaaaacaaccaattcaagttattgccagcaaggtagttatacaagctactgaatcatgagctttacatgtggtgtttctgtgttttggctttgttttgttaaagtcgagacagatgtaaaccagttggtagatgttggttggtactatatatttatatattcacaaaggtgcttaaccttgtgaatgggccaatagagtcatgcatttcctctgtgtgtcttacaAAGTCAGAGGACCCAGCAATTCGTTGGCAGATGGCTCTGTACAGAGACCTCCCAAACCACTATGAGGATACTACTGACCAGAGAAGACTGTGGAGAGAATCCTGGATATTGGTCATGTCCTCTCCACCTGGAGCaggtctatatattcaagttgagttgattttgcgcatttttgtgccaacgtagagagtatagctttaaggtaccccacggtcctcttaaactagctgattggtcttcattaaagctgaccacatacttctccaggataatatggcttccagatggtaaggtacaccaactaaatatctagtatactgagtggttcagtttgtgtcttcaggtggagcatcctcagcgcagtaagaaggctgtgtggcacaaactgctttcaaaacagaggaagagagatgtcgtcgcttgcttcaggatggcaccactctataacttgccaaggtatgttctcaaacacacacacatgtaaaatgaagaagaaatatttaaaattctgcactttattattttcccaccctcatctaCAGCCACACTCGGGCTAGTGAGGAAAGGTTGTGGATATGTTGCACCTACAGTGCAGCCCTTtataagcagcagaagatgggtagataaacagttattagtcatccatgtatctctctcatactaggcaccgggctgtaaacttgttcctgcagggctatgaaaagtcctggatggagacagaggagcactactttgaagataaactcatagaagacctcgctgtaagttcatttcatttaaaaaaaacaaacgagtggaattcttctgactactctggaatttttgcttgttttgaaggcaaattatgtgttaatttcttcagtgtatagcagagttttagcactttgtgaatgtgtgttgatttcagaaaccaggtgaacaggagccatctgaggaagaggaggggcagaaacacaaacacatagatcccctgcatcagctcatccagctgttcagcagaacagccctaacagaaaaatggtgtgtattttacacactacctgttaaaagtccctatttttccagttatttgttgcagttcatgtcgttaaagtccaatgaatagcttgaaatggtacaaaggtaagtggtgagctgccagaggttaggttacccaaactgaaaaataatgtacatttcagaattataccaaaaggcctttttcagggacacaacatgggttaacaattcaaagctgttctgcagcagtgaaggttgatcaagccttgaaagctgctgctactaattcctacaggtgttccaacttggattaattccaaccccctctgtctgcataaagcagtgttggtgccatacccttgtgagcatcagctgaacagtactgtactgcagtaagtagtgtgttgctacaaaaatggtgagaaaaagaccattaacagtggaagagagagagaccatcataacacttaaaatgtaggtctgtcctgacaaagaaagtcaaagtgtcagtgagtacagtttccttcaccatcaacgcactgagaaacaaactgtgacaggaagaggtctgcagacccaaagacacgactgaatcacaggacaaggttctgagagttaacagcttgtgtgataggcagctcacaggacaacagcttcaagcacatctATCTCAAGGAGCTtcgtgatgtagtcacctgaaatggtttcatttcacaggtgtgcctgtcagggttcatttgtggagtttctgccttcttaatggggttgggaccatcaggtgtgttgtgcagaagtcaggttggtacacagctgacagccctgtttgacaactgtattaatttatatatggcaacaaccaatgaggtaagtaaagagaaatgacagcccatcagtcagtctgggaaattgctaaaactctgaatgtgtccccaagtgcagtcaggaaaaaacgctatgacaaaactggaccgcccaggaaaggaagaccaagagtcacctctgctgctgaggatacattcatccgagtcccgaggctcagaaatcgcaagttaacagcagctcagattagagcccagatagatgccacacagagctccagtagcagacacatctctacatcaactgttcagagtgtgtgaatcaggcctttatggtcaaatagctgctaagaaaccacgactaaggaaaagcaacaagcagaagagatttgtttgggccaagaaacacaaggagtggacattagaccagtggaatctgtgctgtggtctgatgagtccaaatctgagatctttgattccacccaccgtgtctttgtgtgacgcagaaaaggtgaacggatggtctccacatgcacggttcccactgtgaagcatggaggaggaggtgtgatggtgtgggagtgctttggtggtgacaccattgctgggattttttcaaattgaaggcacactgaaccagcatggctgccacagcatcctgcagcgacatgccatctcatccagtttgtgtttagttggaccgtcatttattttccaacagtacaatgagcccaaacacacctccaggctgtgcgagggctgtttgaccaagaaggagagtgatggaggcctggcctccacagtcacctgacctaaacccaatggagatggtttgggatgagatggagcacagaggaaggcaaaggaccaacaagtgctcagcatctctgggaactccttcaagacttttggaaaccatttcaggtgaccacctcatgaagctcatggagagagatgccaagagtgtgcaaagcagtaatcaaagcaaggGCGGCTATTTTAAGAATCTGAatataaacatgtaaatattcatcaataatgaaaactgttaaatgagaagatgtcatttcagtcagtggtgcaccaaaattattttccttaatacagctataattgtgctaactttggtgaatgtgtttgtttttgcagtaaacTGGATGAGGATCATCTCTACATGGCCTACGCAGACATCATGGCTAAGGTATCTGTTGCTGAGTACCAACACTAACACTTTTGAATTGAAACTCACATAGCTGGCTTAGCATAGACGGTAAAAaaacctgttattgttctgcgtGCTG
Above is a window of Oreochromis niloticus isolate F11D_XX unplaced genomic scaffold, O_niloticus_UMD_NMBU tig00008673_pilon, whole genome shotgun sequence DNA encoding:
- the LOC109197839 gene encoding tonsoku-like protein, which codes for MAYADIMAKSCHDEEDDDGEVKSFEEKEMEKQKLLYQQARLHDRGAAEMVLQTISASKGCQVSGPWESEDLDSLSELVQDIRLCSQALNKLDRQTLKQSWDRTQSHGHFLDRNSKCLLSATST